In Mycolicibacterium mucogenicum DSM 44124, the following are encoded in one genomic region:
- a CDS encoding saccharopine dehydrogenase family protein, translating to MTAPQREFDIVLYGATGFVGKLTAQYLAENGGQARIALAGRSMDKLAAVRDSLGAAGQGWGLIQADASSQHTLDAMAERTQVVVTTVGPYLKYGLPLVAACAAAGTDYADLTGESLFIRESIDLFHKQAADTGARIVHSCGFDSIPSDLTVYALFKAAQADGAGELTDTDYVLRGFSGGVSGGTVASMLELFTRTSGDEELRRTMMDPYTLTTDRGAEPDLGHQTDTPWRRGRDIAPELAGTWTGAFVMAVANTRIVRRSNALLDWEYGRRLRYAEHMSLGSSPIAPVASALGTAANAAVMNLGSRFFNKLPRGLIDRVVPKPGTGPSERARDKGYYRVETYTRTTSGARYRSVMAQQGDPGYKATAVLLGESGLALALDRDRLSDLKGVLTPAAAMGDVLITRLPAAGVTFETEALGR from the coding sequence ATGACCGCACCGCAGCGCGAATTCGACATCGTTCTCTATGGCGCCACCGGCTTCGTCGGGAAGCTGACCGCCCAGTACCTGGCCGAGAACGGAGGACAGGCGCGGATAGCGCTGGCGGGCCGGTCGATGGACAAACTGGCCGCGGTCCGCGACTCGCTCGGCGCGGCCGGGCAGGGCTGGGGCCTGATCCAGGCCGACGCCTCGTCGCAGCACACCCTCGATGCCATGGCCGAGCGGACCCAGGTGGTGGTCACCACGGTCGGGCCGTACCTCAAATACGGGCTGCCGCTCGTGGCGGCGTGCGCCGCGGCCGGTACCGACTACGCCGACCTCACCGGCGAGAGCCTGTTCATCCGGGAGAGCATCGACCTGTTCCACAAGCAGGCCGCCGACACGGGCGCCCGCATCGTGCATTCGTGCGGATTCGATTCCATCCCTTCGGATCTCACGGTCTATGCGCTGTTCAAGGCCGCCCAGGCGGACGGCGCCGGCGAGCTCACCGACACCGACTACGTGCTCCGCGGATTCTCCGGCGGGGTGTCGGGCGGCACCGTCGCCTCGATGCTCGAGCTGTTCACGCGGACGTCCGGTGACGAGGAACTGCGGCGGACCATGATGGATCCGTACACGCTGACCACCGATCGCGGCGCCGAGCCCGACCTCGGCCACCAGACCGACACGCCGTGGCGCCGGGGCCGGGACATCGCCCCCGAACTCGCCGGCACGTGGACCGGTGCCTTCGTCATGGCCGTCGCCAACACCCGCATCGTGCGGCGCAGCAACGCACTGCTGGACTGGGAGTACGGGCGCCGGTTGCGGTACGCGGAGCACATGAGCCTGGGGTCGTCGCCCATCGCGCCGGTGGCCTCGGCGCTGGGCACCGCGGCCAACGCGGCCGTCATGAACCTCGGCAGCCGCTTCTTCAACAAGCTGCCCCGTGGCCTCATCGACCGCGTCGTGCCGAAGCCCGGGACCGGGCCCAGCGAGCGGGCGCGCGACAAGGGCTACTACCGCGTCGAGACGTACACCCGCACCACCAGCGGCGCCCGGTACCGCTCGGTCATGGCGCAGCAGGGTGACCCGGGCTACAAGGCGACCGCGGTGCTGCTGGGCGAGAGCGGGCTGGCGCTGGCCCTCGACCGCGACCGGCTCTCGGACCTCAAGGGCGTCCTGACCCCGGCCGCGGCCATGGGCGATGTGTTGATCACCCGGCTGCCGGCCGCCGGCGTCACCTTCGAAACCGAGGCGCTGGGGCGCTGA